CGGCACACGCACGCCTTCCCGATCGACAACCCGGAAGTATTCGGTTCCTCCCCGCTGCTCGTGGCGAGTACGCCGGCCGGGTCCGGCGAGCCGGACTGGATGGCCGGCCAAACCCTCCCCGGCGATCTCCTCGTACTCGCGACCGACGCGGTTGCCGCCTGGCTGCTGCAGACTGCCGCGGACGCAACTCCCGCGTGGCCTCGGGTGCGAACGGCCCTGAACGAACCGGACGCGCCCGCCCGCGCCGCCGGCCTCCGAGAATTGTTGGGCGACGCGCAAGCTGCTAAAAACGACGATGCGTCGATGGTCGCTGTTCTGGTCCCCGAGCCCGCGGAGCCACCCAGATGAGTTGGCCACTCCCGCAAGAAATCAATGAAGCCATTCAATCCCCGAGCGTCTCGTTCGCCGACCCGGACCTCAAGGCCGGCGACCCGGTGGTCGGGGCGACCGGGCTGCCGCTCCCGCGGTCGGGCAACTTCGCGGACGTTTACCAGATCCGCGGGGCCGACGGCCGCGATTGGGCAGTCAAGTGCTTCACGCGCCCCGTCGTCGGTCTGGACAAACGCTACGACAAGATCGGCACGGCACTGGCCGACGCGAAGCTCCCTTTTACGATCGGTTTTACGTTCCTGAAAGACGGCATTCGGCACGCCGGACATTGGTATCCGGCGGTCAAAATGGAGTGGGTCGAGGGGCTTCAACTCAACCAGTTCGTCCGCGAGAACGCCGGCAAGCCGCACGTTCTGAACGCCTTGCTCCAGATGTGGACCAAGGTGGCCAAGCGCCTCCGCGACGCGGGACTGGCCCACGCCGACCTCCAACACGGCAACGTGCTGCTGGTCGCGGGTTCAAAGCCCGGATCGTTCGGGCTGAAACTGATCGACTACGACGGCATGTACCTCCCGGCGCTGGCCAACCAGCCGTCCGGGGAACTCGGGCACGCGGCGTACCAGCACCCCCAACGGGCGGAGACGCGAGTTTACTCCCAGGATCTGGACCGATTCCCGCACCTCGTCGTGGCCTCGGCGCTCAAGGGACTGGCCGTCGTCGGTAAGGAGCTGTGGGACCGGTACGACACCGGAGACAATCTCCTCTTTACCGAAGCCGACCTGAGAAACCCGGCCGGGTCCAAGCTGATCCACGAGCTATGGCAGACCGGTCACCCGGAAGTTCGCGCGCTGGTCGGGCGATTGGCCGTGTCGGCCCGCAGACCGCTGACCCAGACGCCCTGGCTCGATTCGATCGCGCCGGACGGCGCGCCGACCCTGCTGACCCCGGAAGAAGACTACGACGCCGCGGTCGCGCTCGGGTTAGCCGCGCCGCGGTTCGCGGCCGTCGTTCAATCGATGCCCTCGACTGCTACCGTCGCCGCACTGCCGACCGTGGTGGCGCCGGCGCTCGCCGCGCCCGTTAACGCACTGGATTTCGGTGACGACGACGACCGCGCCGCCGAGTCGGACGAGCCGCGTAAGAAAAAATCGAGCGTCCCCATCCTGATCGCCGCGGTCATCGGGATGCTGGTCATCGGCGGCGGCGCGATCGGGGCGCTCGCGCTGATGTTCGGCAAAACACGCGACGTGACCCAGGTTTCAACTCCCCCCGAGGGAACCTCGCAGACGAACGTACCGAAAGTTGACAGCCCGCCGACGAAGAAAGACCCCGCGGATAAAAACCCAGCCAAGCCGGGTGACGACACCAAACCCCGCACGCAACCAGCCGGGAGCGGGACGAATCCGCCGCCACAGAACACTGTGACCGGTCCGGTCCAGAACCCGTTCCAGGTCAAGGTCGAAGAGCAGGAGCCTAATCCGATCCAGTATCCGGGAAACCTTCGGGTACTCAACGCCCGCTGGGTTGCAAACCCGACGGCCGTGGGTTCCAACCGGTGGCCGGATTGGATGGGCGTAACTTCGGATTCGCTTGCCGTCCTGTTTCGGTATTACAACGAGCGCTCGATCGGCATCCTCGACACCGCCACTGGCTCGCCCGTCGGTGGGTTTTCGGGCCCCGAGTTCGGCAACCTGGCCGCCGAACCGGTGCCGCTCGCGGGCGGCAAGCTCGTTACGCAATCAATTGGTTCGGACGAGGCCGTTGTCTGGGACGTCAAGACCTGGCAGGTCGTCCGGCGGTTCCCCTCGCGCACGTTTCCCGGCGCGGTGAGGCTTCCCTGGCTACTCGGAATGACGAAGGACGGCCGGTATCTGGCCGTCGGCGTTCGTGGCTTACTGGGGATCAAACCCACGCCCGAACCGGGGGAAAACTTGCCCGCTTACGCCCGCGGGTCGGTTGTCGTGGTCGACACGCGCGACAACCGGGAAATCGCCCGGACGGAGTTGTGCGGCGGGTTATTTAGCTTTACCGACGATGATTCCGCCCTGATGATTGCGGACGATTACGGGCGCGTGTCGAAAGTGGTGCTTGAATCCGGCTCGGTTACGTCCTCGAACGCCGACTTGAAGAACCGCTGCCCGGTACTCGCGATCACTCCGAAGGGCGATCGCGTTTACTACG
This is a stretch of genomic DNA from Fimbriiglobus ruber. It encodes these proteins:
- a CDS encoding PA14 domain-containing protein → MSWPLPQEINEAIQSPSVSFADPDLKAGDPVVGATGLPLPRSGNFADVYQIRGADGRDWAVKCFTRPVVGLDKRYDKIGTALADAKLPFTIGFTFLKDGIRHAGHWYPAVKMEWVEGLQLNQFVRENAGKPHVLNALLQMWTKVAKRLRDAGLAHADLQHGNVLLVAGSKPGSFGLKLIDYDGMYLPALANQPSGELGHAAYQHPQRAETRVYSQDLDRFPHLVVASALKGLAVVGKELWDRYDTGDNLLFTEADLRNPAGSKLIHELWQTGHPEVRALVGRLAVSARRPLTQTPWLDSIAPDGAPTLLTPEEDYDAAVALGLAAPRFAAVVQSMPSTATVAALPTVVAPALAAPVNALDFGDDDDRAAESDEPRKKKSSVPILIAAVIGMLVIGGGAIGALALMFGKTRDVTQVSTPPEGTSQTNVPKVDSPPTKKDPADKNPAKPGDDTKPRTQPAGSGTNPPPQNTVTGPVQNPFQVKVEEQEPNPIQYPGNLRVLNARWVANPTAVGSNRWPDWMGVTSDSLAVLFRYYNERSIGILDTATGSPVGGFSGPEFGNLAAEPVPLAGGKLVTQSIGSDEAVVWDVKTWQVVRRFPSRTFPGAVRLPWLLGMTKDGRYLAVGVRGLLGIKPTPEPGENLPAYARGSVVVVDTRDNREIARTELCGGLFSFTDDDSALMIADDYGRVSKVVLESGSVTSSNADLKNRCPVLAITPKGDRVYYEVPTPDGKLAHIYDAATGQLVSALPSVYRNRGLALTPDGKWLLTFAMLNIGKNPVGLHVAIDDANTLANVAWIKVPGATGAARMRLTPDGTGILLSRQTSSTFAYYTIPGDLVASGTRPKPPTPTPPPGTPAKTAVVEKKSPVPDDEAAAKSDADIKAVFKTEYAKKSAADKKVLAKKLLELADKTPDDMTARYVMLRSAKDLAIDGLDATMAVQSIEKLGTLYEVDANELKVTALEKILAAGSGATLYRAIIDAATSATDAAEEQDSFDLAIRYATMIVTANRKGNLAPTDESEARVAQLKKLRDQYGKVKAAIDSLKDTPNDAEANLLVGRFRCFTLGKWADGAKNLAKSNNAPLKELGEQEVAPPTDAAGMAKLGDTWWEFAHDGSADASEKKMAEARARHWYNTALPELTGLALAKVQGRLDLTVGMNVYKPGLILEFVKLPDNIQKKPRIEPRLLHDATEFSPPPGKAAGTYTVRWTGYVVPPKPGRYRFVVSPSNNSLGFKFQVGKHPLIADRVTARGNKPEIVVTLTDKPTPLAFEHQGFTFNGEQVKILWSSANSKEGTEELVPAECLFHDKKAEILLK